A genomic segment from Pseudoxanthomonas sp. CF385 encodes:
- a CDS encoding SPFH domain-containing protein produces the protein MGLVQAVVGAVGGVLGDQWKDFYTVPDGLPATAALFAAVPRGTNAGRGSNTSGSSNIITNGSKIVVPEGYGLLLMQDGAITAFVAEPGGYEWRSDDINSKSIFAGDGIVSTFITQSWERFKFGGQPGSQQAAFFVSLKELPENRFGTQSEIYWDDGFLNTQVGAITRGSYTLKIVDPILFVKNFVPAAYLQPGKVFDFTDLDNAAAGQLFNEVVGSLAPAFSLYTNDPSKGNRITKIQQDSLGFAQSLSAAVEQGYQWKSDRGLAIVKTAIVSIEYDATTRELLKTVQRADALAGSRGNSNLQASVAQGIQSAGETGGAAGLVGVGMASGMVGGLGALQQPATPAAPAAEDPVAKLQKAKQMLDLGLITQADYDALKAKALGL, from the coding sequence ATGGGTCTTGTGCAGGCGGTGGTGGGTGCGGTCGGCGGCGTGCTCGGCGACCAGTGGAAGGATTTCTACACCGTGCCGGACGGCCTGCCGGCGACGGCCGCGCTGTTCGCGGCGGTCCCCCGTGGCACCAATGCCGGTCGCGGCTCCAACACCAGCGGTTCGAGCAACATCATCACCAACGGCTCGAAGATCGTCGTGCCGGAAGGCTACGGCCTGCTGCTGATGCAGGACGGCGCGATCACCGCGTTCGTCGCCGAGCCGGGCGGCTACGAATGGCGTTCGGACGACATCAACTCCAAGTCGATCTTCGCCGGCGACGGCATCGTGTCGACCTTCATCACCCAGAGCTGGGAGCGCTTCAAGTTCGGCGGCCAGCCGGGCTCGCAGCAGGCGGCGTTCTTCGTCTCGCTGAAGGAACTGCCGGAGAACCGCTTCGGCACCCAGTCCGAGATCTACTGGGACGACGGCTTCCTCAACACCCAGGTCGGCGCGATCACGCGCGGCTCGTACACGCTGAAGATCGTCGACCCGATCCTGTTCGTGAAGAACTTCGTGCCGGCCGCGTACCTGCAGCCGGGCAAGGTGTTCGACTTCACCGACCTGGACAACGCGGCCGCCGGCCAGCTGTTCAACGAAGTCGTCGGCTCGCTGGCGCCGGCCTTCAGCCTGTATACGAACGATCCGTCCAAGGGCAACCGCATCACCAAGATCCAGCAGGATTCCCTGGGCTTCGCCCAGAGCCTGTCGGCGGCGGTGGAACAGGGTTACCAGTGGAAGTCCGACCGCGGCCTGGCCATCGTCAAGACCGCCATCGTCTCCATCGAGTACGACGCCACCACCCGTGAACTGCTGAAGACCGTGCAGCGCGCCGATGCGCTGGCCGGTTCGCGCGGCAATTCCAACCTGCAGGCCAGCGTCGCCCAGGGCATCCAGTCCGCCGGCGAGACCGGCGGCGCCGCCGGCCTGGTCGGCGTGGGCATGGCCTCGGGCATGGTGGGTGGCCTGGGCGCGCTGCAGCAGCCGGCCACGCCGGCCGCCCCGGCGGCGGAGGATCCGGTCGCGAAGCTGCAGAAGGCCAAGCAGATGCTCGACCTCGGCCTGATCACCCAGGCCGATTACGACGCGTTGAAGGCGAAGGCACTGGGCCTGTAA
- a CDS encoding autorepressor SdpR family transcription factor, with translation MSQVFRALSDPTRRQVLQLLRKGPMSAGELSDQFDVSKPTMSAHFAVLKEADLVHAEKVGKSVIYHLKLSVLEDALLGFVHSFGAGNPAPKSKKGSSQ, from the coding sequence ATGAGTCAGGTCTTCCGCGCCCTTTCCGATCCCACCCGCCGCCAGGTGCTGCAGTTGCTGCGCAAGGGGCCGATGAGCGCGGGCGAGCTGAGCGACCAGTTCGATGTCTCCAAGCCGACGATGTCGGCGCATTTCGCGGTGCTGAAAGAGGCCGACCTGGTGCATGCGGAAAAGGTCGGCAAGTCCGTGATCTATCACCTGAAGCTGTCGGTGCTGGAAGACGCACTGCTCGGTTTCGTCCACTCCTTCGGTGCGGGCAATCCCGCGCCGAAGTCCAAGAAGGGGTCTTCGCAATGA
- a CDS encoding SLATT domain-containing protein, with product MNQDQLRKEIATTGYDVLYGAKKHFATYDLVEKAPGWITIATLGIGIYALFVPALNNRYLAAAVLLVGVASIYFNQFQSQSDKYAKAGGELIGKYGALRGLYGHVVSRAAGESVDDLEGEYKKILASSQTVYLHRHIFLSDWYAHYKIFWQAQISWLDDELKFKFWRDKIPLSLSAAVVVLFLALIWVGFCTSIGFPNCG from the coding sequence GTGAATCAAGATCAGCTTAGGAAAGAGATCGCCACGACGGGCTATGACGTCCTTTATGGAGCAAAGAAGCACTTTGCAACATACGACTTAGTTGAGAAAGCCCCTGGTTGGATCACCATAGCTACACTTGGAATTGGCATCTATGCGCTGTTCGTTCCAGCGCTTAATAATCGATATTTAGCCGCCGCGGTGCTGCTGGTAGGAGTTGCATCAATTTACTTCAACCAGTTTCAGTCGCAGAGTGACAAGTATGCTAAAGCTGGAGGCGAACTGATTGGAAAGTACGGTGCTTTGCGTGGACTCTATGGTCACGTTGTGAGTAGGGCTGCTGGTGAATCGGTGGACGACCTTGAAGGTGAGTACAAGAAGATTCTTGCTAGTTCGCAGACCGTCTACTTGCATCGGCATATTTTTCTTAGCGATTGGTATGCGCACTACAAGATATTCTGGCAGGCACAAATATCCTGGCTCGACGATGAGCTTAAATTCAAGTTCTGGCGGGACAAGATCCCGTTATCTCTAAGTGCTGCCGTTGTTGTTCTGTTCCTTGCGCTGATATGGGTTGGTTTCTGTACATCAATTGGATTTCCAAATTGTGGCTAA
- a CDS encoding helix-turn-helix domain-containing protein, with translation MPTWPTITTGIAVTVAVASLLMLLWQRPKRDAEVIFAVVSGSMALSLMSPWMDGAPTWMLWAVAIGGSATCNGFWLVSRALFRGDGGVGRVHVLVAGGVALLIAAYRGATLGTHGAVSPWASGLDSLLTLASSTLLVLTFLEALRGGWTTLPTSERRLRSAFMLVFAACVLTTTLMGALAGTWPWLAQVRGGVIPLCAMAMILFTHGALWHRRRVPWPPAEVPQPARVPVGPQGAEELRLVRALRHQLDVQQVYREPELKVIDLAHRLGTAEHKLSRLITQALGEKNFNQMLNRHRIAYACRRLADADDDATVLDISGDAGFASLGPFNRAFKTAMGCTPTAYRAAHRATARAELELS, from the coding sequence ATGCCGACCTGGCCGACCATTACCACGGGCATCGCCGTCACGGTCGCGGTGGCTTCGCTGCTGATGCTGCTGTGGCAGCGCCCCAAACGCGACGCCGAGGTGATCTTCGCCGTGGTCAGCGGCTCGATGGCGCTCTCGCTGATGTCGCCGTGGATGGATGGCGCACCCACCTGGATGCTGTGGGCCGTCGCGATCGGCGGCAGCGCCACCTGCAACGGGTTCTGGCTGGTGTCGCGGGCGCTGTTCCGCGGCGACGGCGGCGTGGGCCGCGTGCACGTGCTGGTCGCGGGCGGCGTGGCCTTGCTGATCGCCGCCTACCGCGGCGCCACCCTCGGCACGCACGGGGCGGTGTCGCCCTGGGCGTCCGGGTTGGACAGCCTGCTGACGCTGGCCAGTTCCACCTTGCTGGTGCTGACCTTCCTGGAAGCGCTGCGCGGCGGCTGGACCACGCTGCCGACCAGTGAACGCCGGTTGCGGTCGGCCTTCATGCTGGTGTTCGCCGCCTGCGTGCTGACCACCACGTTGATGGGCGCGCTGGCCGGCACCTGGCCGTGGCTGGCGCAGGTGCGTGGCGGGGTGATCCCGCTGTGCGCGATGGCGATGATCCTGTTCACCCACGGCGCGCTGTGGCATCGCCGTCGCGTGCCGTGGCCGCCGGCCGAAGTCCCGCAGCCCGCCCGCGTGCCGGTGGGCCCGCAGGGCGCGGAAGAACTCCGCCTGGTCCGCGCGTTGCGGCATCAGTTGGACGTGCAGCAGGTCTACCGCGAGCCGGAGCTGAAGGTGATCGACCTGGCGCACCGCCTGGGCACCGCCGAACACAAGCTGAGCCGGCTGATCACCCAGGCGCTGGGCGAGAAGAACTTCAACCAGATGCTCAACCGCCACCGCATCGCTTACGCCTGTCGCCGGCTGGCGGATGCGGACGACGACGCTACCGTCCTCGACATCAGCGGCGACGCCGGCTTCGCCTCGCTGGGCCCGTTCAACCGCGCGTTCAAGACCGCGATGGGCTGCACGCCGACCGCGTATCGCGCCGCGCATCGTGCCACCGCACGCGCCGAGTTGGAGTTGTCGTAG
- a CDS encoding type II toxin-antitoxin system RelE/ParE family toxin, producing the protein MSDALSRSPAALLGPLDREDLYIKQRERRIGALASLLVHVLFVLALLYSSQLELTPPEGSSSGGARVKVDFLGETDRDDQRPPVPPTGVQAPRERPKPLKPLVTTPVTSPVDATRVTEAENPVAEEESAPQPTASEQALPNPQTRPPASQPAWRRSAQWGQPPGMLSQDTAPENRGYTAGTGRSEGRGQDNAASPSMDVDGHQIYYDLRNEIRVQQWQDRGMTELSFPLPGRREYMVCPLEIVARRGSGGCRLVQPNDPAMAGIGDARDVVTVERVYRRGELIWRGPGAYR; encoded by the coding sequence ATGAGCGACGCCCTAAGCCGCTCGCCCGCGGCGTTGCTAGGCCCGCTGGACAGGGAAGACCTCTACATAAAACAGAGGGAGCGCCGGATCGGCGCCCTGGCCAGCCTGTTGGTGCACGTGTTGTTCGTGCTGGCCCTGCTGTACTCCTCCCAGCTGGAACTGACGCCGCCCGAGGGCAGCAGCAGCGGCGGCGCGCGGGTGAAGGTGGACTTCCTGGGCGAGACCGACCGCGACGACCAGCGCCCGCCCGTGCCGCCGACCGGCGTCCAGGCCCCGCGCGAACGCCCCAAACCCCTCAAACCCCTGGTGACCACCCCCGTCACCTCGCCCGTCGACGCCACCCGCGTGACCGAGGCCGAGAACCCGGTGGCGGAAGAAGAAAGTGCGCCCCAGCCCACCGCCTCCGAACAGGCCCTGCCCAACCCGCAGACCCGCCCACCGGCCAGCCAGCCCGCCTGGCGCCGCTCCGCCCAATGGGGCCAACCGCCCGGCATGCTCAGCCAGGACACCGCCCCCGAGAACCGCGGCTATACCGCCGGCACCGGCCGCAGCGAAGGCCGCGGCCAGGACAACGCCGCCAGCCCCAGCATGGACGTGGACGGCCACCAGATCTATTACGACCTGCGCAACGAGATCCGCGTGCAGCAATGGCAGGACCGCGGCATGACCGAACTGTCCTTCCCCCTGCCCGGCCGTCGCGAATACATGGTCTGCCCCCTGGAGATCGTCGCCCGCCGCGGCTCCGGCGGCTGCCGCCTGGTGCAACCCAACGACCCCGCCATGGCCGGCATCGGCGACGCCCGCGACGTGGTCACCGTCGAACGCGTCTACCGCCGCGGCGAACTGATCTGGCGGGGGCCGGGGGCGTACCGGTAA
- a CDS encoding nucleotidyltransferase, with translation MKLSQIAPNSDDWFEKLGEAINLPDSMYQAAERSYKSVSSWLERDDSFFSSVDFHVYTQGSFRLGTAIAPLDPEEEYDLDIVCQFSLSKLEYTQRAIHEALGRELNAYAARYGMEQPSAWDRCWTLNYAESAQFHMDVLPCVPDAARQRYLRESLGVDTAFVESAVSITDRTHQNFSLVSEEWPSSNPNGYANWFRERMKLAYDRRLEKIKLVEAKVDVDEIPEFSIRTPLQLAIQILKRHRDVYFSTRHGDLKPSSIVITTLAAHSYQQQSTVATALEGLLQGMANFVERKGKTYFIPNPSDPRENFADAWNVEGAKAESFYAWLEVAREDFWRARDRVNLSDFMKELAPNLGEALLENAFADEPRRRAGSRWKISRIMAAKHKCPPEWPVSDRGKVSLDVEVHRDGFRPSSIQSDDSEVARWARVHFRANTDVPAPFEVFWQVVNTGRAATDDENLRGNFDRQVEAHGHLRRTETAQYPGSHSIECFIVKNGFVAARSGIFIVNVASSSL, from the coding sequence ATGAAACTTTCTCAAATTGCTCCGAACTCTGACGATTGGTTCGAAAAGCTGGGTGAAGCGATCAACCTCCCAGACTCCATGTATCAGGCGGCGGAGCGTAGCTACAAATCGGTGAGTAGCTGGCTGGAGCGCGATGACTCCTTCTTCAGCTCTGTCGATTTCCATGTCTATACACAGGGCTCCTTCCGTCTAGGGACCGCAATCGCGCCCCTTGATCCGGAGGAGGAATACGATCTGGATATCGTGTGTCAGTTCTCGTTGAGCAAGTTGGAGTACACGCAACGCGCAATTCATGAGGCTTTAGGCCGTGAGCTAAATGCCTACGCAGCTCGATACGGGATGGAGCAACCTTCAGCGTGGGATAGGTGCTGGACATTGAACTATGCGGAGAGTGCTCAGTTCCACATGGATGTCTTACCCTGCGTGCCGGACGCGGCTCGCCAGCGATATCTGCGAGAGAGTTTGGGTGTGGATACGGCTTTTGTAGAAAGCGCTGTATCTATCACTGATAGGACACACCAAAACTTTTCGCTCGTATCCGAGGAGTGGCCATCAAGCAATCCAAATGGTTATGCCAATTGGTTTCGTGAGCGAATGAAGCTCGCTTACGATAGGCGTCTAGAGAAAATCAAGCTAGTCGAAGCGAAAGTTGACGTCGACGAAATTCCAGAGTTCTCGATAAGAACTCCTCTTCAACTCGCGATTCAGATACTGAAGCGCCACAGAGACGTCTATTTCTCCACGCGCCATGGTGATCTGAAGCCCTCCTCGATCGTCATTACAACCCTTGCAGCACATTCGTACCAGCAGCAATCCACTGTTGCCACGGCGCTGGAAGGCCTTCTGCAAGGGATGGCTAACTTCGTAGAGCGAAAGGGCAAGACTTACTTCATTCCAAATCCATCCGATCCTCGAGAGAACTTTGCCGATGCATGGAATGTAGAAGGCGCAAAAGCGGAGTCATTCTATGCGTGGCTGGAAGTGGCGCGAGAAGATTTCTGGCGTGCAAGAGATCGCGTAAATCTTTCCGATTTCATGAAAGAGCTTGCGCCTAACCTAGGTGAGGCGCTGCTTGAGAATGCTTTCGCTGATGAGCCCAGAAGGAGGGCGGGAAGTCGGTGGAAGATTAGTCGCATCATGGCTGCGAAGCACAAGTGTCCCCCGGAGTGGCCGGTATCCGACAGGGGCAAAGTAAGCCTCGATGTGGAGGTTCACCGAGATGGCTTTCGGCCTTCGAGCATTCAGAGCGACGATAGTGAGGTCGCTAGATGGGCGCGCGTACACTTTCGAGCAAATACCGATGTTCCGGCACCATTCGAAGTTTTCTGGCAGGTAGTCAATACCGGTAGGGCAGCAACTGATGATGAGAATCTACGTGGAAACTTCGATCGCCAAGTCGAAGCTCATGGGCATCTGCGGCGCACCGAGACTGCCCAGTATCCAGGTAGTCATAGTATTGAATGCTTCATCGTAAAGAACGGATTCGTCGCTGCGAGATCCGGAATCTTCATAGTCAATGTAGCGTCCTCCAGCTTGTAG
- a CDS encoding ammonium transporter: MNREVLSSLAWGIGIVVLALCATFARSRGYIDSEMVDRIVMGAVGLMVAWFGNQMPKRFVPSARARQAQRVAGWSMALSGLVYAGFWIAAPKDVAVIGGSLAVLLGIAVTAGYCLSLRNKARVSGA; the protein is encoded by the coding sequence ATGAACAGAGAAGTGTTGTCCAGTCTGGCGTGGGGCATCGGCATCGTGGTGCTGGCGCTGTGTGCGACGTTCGCGCGGTCGCGGGGCTACATCGACAGCGAGATGGTCGACCGCATCGTGATGGGCGCCGTCGGCCTGATGGTGGCGTGGTTCGGCAACCAGATGCCCAAGCGCTTCGTGCCCAGTGCGCGGGCCCGGCAGGCGCAGCGGGTGGCCGGCTGGTCGATGGCGCTCAGCGGGTTGGTCTATGCGGGGTTCTGGATCGCGGCGCCGAAGGATGTGGCGGTGATCGGCGGCTCGCTGGCGGTGCTGCTGGGTATCGCGGTAACGGCGGGCTATTGCCTGTCGCTGCGGAACAAGGCGCGGGTGTCGGGCGCCTGA
- a CDS encoding prolyl oligopeptidase family serine peptidase produces MPTARVVRPLLLGALLLPFATALAQAPIAKVQPVTDDYYGTAVTDPYRWMESGKDPDWMPWLQAQARHTQGVFAAMPGRASLLADVAARSGELTTVGQAEQAGGRVFHEIRAAGEQDTKLMVREADGRTRVLLDPTTLKNADGDQVIDRWAASPTGRHVLVALSKRGTEHSTLRVLEVDTGRFLPVAIPHAWMMSWTRHGEGFSYLKFVGEPGTPSYFVGNEARLHRLGTPTPDVLLATRGKGGISAKAEQFVPVIFDPDSPTALAVVRDGRNEIAIYRADADRAMTGQATWTPVAGFEDVVVDTALDGDRLYLISKKQASGGQILQTSATAPDLKTARVVALPGTPVIESILAVQGGLLVRTIDGPASGLWRVGADGKATKLALPFDGQVTSLQGWAPSSEVLVAMTGWFTPSTIYRLDLRDGQLKDLALVPPLPFDTAGYEARRSQVAVRDGTQVPYTLVMKKGATLDADTPVLLEAYGSYGYAALPRFNARVLAFLDRGGVYALANVRGGGEFGRDWHYAGKAATKATTWRDAIDVAEQLMRDKVGSSKTMTLIGTSAGGVMLGGAINERPALFAGAIANVGFMNPVRYVSEQNYADIEEWGGPITDAASFKTMFDLDPYQHIRAGTAYPPTLVVSGLNDPRAATFHSAKYAARLAAAQDGKVPVLLRLDFGAGHGMGSSRSQLDEVWTDIYAFTLAQAGRTDFRTASAK; encoded by the coding sequence ATGCCGACTGCGCGCGTCGTACGCCCCTTGCTGCTCGGGGCCCTGCTGCTTCCCTTCGCCACCGCCCTGGCCCAGGCGCCCATCGCCAAGGTGCAGCCTGTCACCGACGACTACTACGGCACCGCGGTCACCGACCCGTACCGCTGGATGGAAAGCGGCAAGGACCCCGACTGGATGCCCTGGCTGCAGGCGCAGGCCAGGCACACCCAAGGCGTTTTCGCCGCCATGCCCGGCCGCGCCTCGCTGCTGGCCGACGTGGCCGCGCGCTCCGGCGAACTCACCACCGTCGGCCAGGCCGAACAGGCCGGTGGGCGCGTCTTCCACGAAATCCGCGCGGCCGGCGAGCAGGACACCAAGCTGATGGTGCGCGAGGCCGATGGCCGCACCCGCGTGCTGCTCGACCCGACCACGTTGAAGAACGCCGATGGCGACCAGGTGATCGACCGCTGGGCGGCGTCGCCTACCGGCCGCCATGTGCTGGTCGCCTTGTCCAAGCGCGGTACCGAACACTCCACGTTGCGCGTGCTGGAGGTCGACACGGGCCGCTTCTTGCCGGTCGCGATCCCGCACGCCTGGATGATGAGCTGGACCCGCCATGGCGAAGGCTTCAGCTATCTCAAATTCGTCGGCGAACCGGGCACGCCGAGCTATTTCGTCGGCAACGAAGCCCGCCTGCATCGCCTGGGCACCCCCACACCGGACGTGCTGTTGGCCACCCGCGGGAAAGGCGGCATCAGCGCGAAGGCCGAACAGTTCGTGCCGGTGATCTTCGACCCCGACAGCCCTACCGCGCTGGCCGTCGTGCGCGATGGGCGCAACGAGATCGCGATCTACCGCGCCGATGCCGACCGCGCGATGACCGGACAGGCGACGTGGACGCCGGTGGCCGGCTTCGAGGATGTCGTGGTCGACACCGCCCTCGACGGCGATCGCCTGTACCTGATCTCGAAGAAGCAGGCCTCCGGTGGGCAGATCCTGCAGACCTCGGCGACGGCGCCGGACCTGAAGACCGCGCGCGTCGTCGCGCTGCCGGGTACGCCGGTGATCGAATCGATCCTGGCCGTGCAGGGTGGGCTGCTGGTGCGCACCATCGATGGACCGGCCTCTGGCCTGTGGCGCGTGGGTGCCGACGGCAAGGCGACGAAGCTCGCACTGCCGTTCGATGGCCAGGTCACCTCGCTGCAGGGCTGGGCACCGTCGTCCGAGGTGCTGGTGGCGATGACGGGCTGGTTCACGCCGTCCACGATCTACCGCCTCGACCTGCGCGACGGCCAGCTGAAGGACCTCGCGCTGGTGCCGCCGCTGCCGTTCGACACCGCCGGCTATGAAGCCCGCCGCAGCCAGGTGGCGGTGCGCGACGGCACGCAGGTGCCGTACACGCTGGTGATGAAGAAAGGCGCCACGCTGGATGCCGACACACCGGTGCTGCTGGAAGCCTACGGGTCCTACGGCTACGCCGCGCTGCCGCGCTTCAACGCGCGCGTGCTGGCCTTCCTCGACCGCGGCGGTGTGTACGCGCTGGCGAACGTGCGCGGCGGCGGGGAGTTCGGTCGCGACTGGCACTACGCCGGCAAGGCGGCCACCAAGGCCACCACCTGGCGCGATGCCATCGACGTGGCCGAGCAGCTGATGCGCGACAAGGTGGGCTCGTCGAAGACGATGACGCTGATCGGCACCTCGGCCGGCGGCGTGATGCTGGGCGGTGCGATCAACGAGCGTCCGGCGTTGTTCGCCGGCGCGATCGCCAACGTCGGCTTCATGAATCCCGTGCGCTACGTCTCCGAGCAGAACTACGCGGACATCGAGGAATGGGGCGGGCCGATCACCGATGCGGCCTCGTTCAAGACCATGTTCGACCTGGACCCGTACCAGCACATCCGTGCCGGCACGGCGTACCCGCCCACGCTGGTGGTGTCCGGCCTCAACGATCCGCGCGCCGCGACCTTCCACAGCGCCAAGTACGCCGCGCGCCTGGCCGCCGCGCAGGACGGGAAGGTGCCCGTGCTGCTGCGGCTGGATTTCGGCGCCGGCCATGGCATGGGATCGAGCCGCAGCCAGTTGGACGAGGTGTGGACCGACATCTACGCCTTCACCCTGGCGCAGGCGGGGCGCACGGATTTCAGGACGGCATCAGCGAAGTGA
- a CDS encoding nucleotidyltransferase yields MGVGDDFRTFCGSLAVTQRSVISERYELITRRLNLDFYNTDSRVQHSVQVGSYGRGTATAKTSDVDMIFWLPLSQYYRFDAYSGNGQSALLQAVRASVRATYSSTSVGADGQVVSVPFHDGINFEVLPAFENSDRSFTYPDANNSGRWRVTSPRPEIEAMNLMDSLCNGNLKNLCKMARAWKHVWSVPMSGLLIDTLAYQFIKDYEYRERSFLYYDFMSRDFFEFLRSHSPLQTRWLAPGSGQHVYREGNFEYKALQVKNIAAAACAYQADTYGGVARAKWRQIYGTKFPA; encoded by the coding sequence ATGGGCGTGGGCGATGATTTCAGGACATTCTGCGGAAGTTTGGCGGTAACGCAGAGATCGGTCATCTCGGAGAGATATGAACTGATTACGAGGAGATTGAATCTCGACTTCTACAACACCGATTCGCGTGTGCAACATAGCGTTCAGGTTGGATCTTATGGTCGAGGCACTGCGACCGCTAAGACCAGTGATGTCGACATGATTTTTTGGCTTCCTCTCTCTCAGTACTACAGGTTTGATGCGTATTCGGGTAATGGTCAATCCGCTCTACTTCAGGCGGTGCGCGCTTCAGTGCGGGCGACGTATTCGAGCACTAGTGTCGGTGCGGATGGTCAAGTGGTCAGCGTGCCGTTTCATGACGGGATTAACTTTGAGGTGTTGCCTGCTTTCGAGAACTCCGATAGAAGCTTTACATATCCCGATGCAAACAACAGTGGTCGCTGGCGGGTCACTAGTCCGCGACCAGAGATCGAAGCGATGAATCTTATGGATTCCCTTTGCAACGGAAATCTGAAGAATCTCTGCAAGATGGCCAGAGCGTGGAAGCATGTCTGGAGTGTTCCGATGAGTGGCCTACTTATCGATACGCTTGCGTATCAGTTCATCAAAGACTACGAGTATCGTGAGAGGTCATTCTTGTACTATGACTTTATGAGTAGGGACTTCTTTGAGTTCTTGCGATCACATAGTCCTCTGCAGACTCGGTGGTTGGCTCCTGGATCGGGCCAGCATGTCTACCGCGAGGGGAACTTCGAGTACAAGGCTCTCCAGGTCAAAAATATCGCTGCCGCTGCATGCGCATATCAAGCCGATACCTACGGAGGAGTCGCCCGCGCTAAGTGGCGGCAGATATACGGAACCAAGTTTCCGGCGTAG
- a CDS encoding DUF2306 domain-containing protein, with protein MPVSPSLPAPSRVLSLGATAWFVAATFGQWAFVAFIVLFFGGPVLGGDLSPLNAKPHVTGYVPGDVVGNLQFVGHALLAGLVTFAGAWQLVPALRRRWPHLHRWNGRVFLSVALVVTLTGFYLVWVRGSQLGPASNLSISVNGLLIVVFALLAWRSARAKDVAAHRRHALRAYLLVNGVWFLRIGIMLAGLVLTPLGITIDYTGAPFILVSFGSWLVPLAVLSLYFAAERSRHAGVKVATGALLCLLALLTAAGSVAAIAFMWWPVL; from the coding sequence ATGCCCGTGTCGCCTTCCCTTCCCGCGCCGTCCCGTGTGCTCTCGCTCGGCGCCACCGCCTGGTTCGTCGCCGCCACGTTCGGTCAGTGGGCCTTCGTGGCCTTCATCGTGCTGTTCTTCGGCGGTCCGGTGCTGGGCGGCGATCTGTCGCCGCTGAACGCCAAGCCGCACGTCACCGGGTATGTGCCGGGCGATGTGGTGGGGAACCTGCAGTTCGTCGGCCACGCGCTGCTCGCCGGGCTGGTGACCTTCGCCGGCGCCTGGCAGTTGGTGCCGGCGCTGCGGCGACGGTGGCCGCACCTGCACCGGTGGAACGGACGCGTGTTCCTGTCGGTGGCGCTGGTGGTCACGCTGACCGGCTTCTATCTGGTCTGGGTGCGCGGCTCGCAACTGGGGCCGGCCAGCAATCTGTCGATCTCGGTGAACGGGCTGTTGATCGTGGTCTTCGCGCTGCTGGCCTGGCGCAGTGCGCGGGCGAAGGACGTCGCCGCGCACCGGCGGCATGCGCTGCGCGCGTACCTGCTGGTGAACGGGGTGTGGTTCCTGCGCATCGGCATCATGCTGGCCGGGCTGGTGCTGACGCCGCTGGGCATCACGATCGACTACACCGGCGCGCCTTTCATCCTGGTCAGCTTCGGCAGTTGGCTGGTGCCGCTGGCGGTGCTGTCGCTGTACTTCGCCGCGGAACGTTCTCGGCATGCGGGGGTGAAGGTGGCCACGGGTGCCCTGCTCTGCCTGCTGGCGCTGCTCACGGCCGCCGGCAGCGTGGCGGCCATCGCCTTCATGTGGTGGCCGGTGTTGTAA